The following are encoded together in the Bicyclus anynana chromosome 2, ilBicAnyn1.1, whole genome shotgun sequence genome:
- the LOC112049087 gene encoding dysbindin-like: MLGNLKEFISVVQDGLTTNNNLRQTLQEVQKVKNIFRDKQKVSHESKVNYGAGGALLEQYQENWREIHGNAEDNAKAAEEVDKSITELYEITNKRLQSAAELAQNLSHLPNLTVAVAQCVDSIKNVQTLLNDVENELVEFEDIVERSNMEKWKMDHHYQLTLYKEKKMAALEETRNQLFKENVEKNNVMERRQLAELQAKRETSAAAFQHDVAKYLASGSVPVVPSTPPKVSLEQIQLENDNTDLEKFLES, translated from the exons atGTTAGGGAATCTTAAAGAATTTATATCAGTGGTACAAGACGGCttaacaacaaataataacttACGACAAACATTACAAGAGGTACAgaaagttaaaaacattttcCGCGATAAGCAAAAGGTATCGCACGAGAGCAAAGTGAATTACGGTGCTGGTGGCGCATTGCTAGAGCAATACCAAGAGAACTGGCGCGAGATACACGGGAACGCGGAAGACAATGCCAAAGCAGCTGAGGAAGTCGACAAATCGATTACAGAACTGTACGAAATCACCAATAAACGGTTGCAAAGTGCCGCAGAGTTGGCACAGAATTTGTCACACTTACCAAACTTGACCGTCGCCGTAGCACAGTGTGTGGACAGTATAAAGAACGTACAGACACTTCTGAATGATGTAGAAAATGAGTTGGTTGAGTTCGAAGACATAGTGGAGAGGAGTAACATGGAAAAGTGGAAAatggatcatcattatcagttgaCGTtgtataaagaaaagaaaatgg ctGCTTTAGAAGAGACCAGAAATCAGCTATTCAAAGAGAATGTGGAAAAGAACAATGTGATGGAAAGGCGGCAGCTTGCAGAGTTACAAGCTAAGAGGGAGACCAGTGCAGCTGCTTTCCAGCATGATGTGGCAAAGTACTTAGCCAGCGGGAGTGTACCAGTTG TTCCATCAACTCCACCCAAGGTGTCCCTGGAACAAATACAGCTGGAAAATGACAACACAGACTTGGAAAAGTTCCTGGAGAGTTGA